A single window of Fervidicoccus fontis Kam940 DNA harbors:
- a CDS encoding Kae1-associated kinase Bud32, with product MEGVRLEKKPLSWGAESNLYLIEYLNDIAVLKERIIKPYMDPRLAKSLISKRTSSEARILMDCIKAGIRVPYPLKVDAENGLLIISYISGEVFRDYLNEKGFDELAKNIVFEVANSISKMHNLDIIHGDLTTSNIIIKDGNAFIIDFGLSFRSKREEDKAMDLRIFERAVESTHPEYKEKILEPFFSTYFKNAAGSEKIRKSLEDIRLRGRYVRERRGEI from the coding sequence ATGGAAGGAGTGAGGTTAGAAAAAAAGCCTCTTTCTTGGGGGGCTGAATCCAATTTATATCTCATAGAGTATTTGAACGATATCGCAGTGCTTAAAGAGAGAATAATTAAGCCTTACATGGACCCAAGGCTGGCCAAGTCTCTAATATCGAAGAGGACGTCCAGTGAAGCAAGAATTTTAATGGACTGCATAAAAGCAGGAATTCGAGTTCCATACCCATTGAAAGTTGATGCGGAAAACGGTCTGCTTATAATTAGCTATATTTCTGGTGAAGTCTTCAGAGATTATTTAAATGAGAAAGGCTTTGACGAATTAGCAAAAAACATCGTCTTTGAAGTCGCGAACAGCATTTCAAAAATGCATAATCTGGACATTATTCATGGCGATCTGACAACTTCAAACATTATTATAAAGGATGGCAATGCGTTCATTATTGACTTTGGCTTAAGCTTCAGGAGTAAAAGGGAAGAAGATAAAGCGATGGATCTGAGAATATTTGAAAGAGCTGTAGAGAGCACTCATCCTGAGTATAAAGAAAAAATTTTAGAACCGTTTTTTAGCACCTATTTTAAAAATGCTGCTGGCTCTGAAAAAATTAGAAAAAGCCTGGAAGATATAAGGCTCAGAGGTAGATATGTACGTGAAAGAAGGGGGGAGATTTGA
- the kae1 gene encoding KEOPS complex N(6)-L-threonylcarbamoyladenine synthase Kae1 produces MRVLGIESTAHTIGVGIAQNREPHILANEKDKYEPEKGGIHPRDASRHHAEKIGSIISRALKKANLKIDDIDAVAVALGPGMGPCLRVGATAARAISSYFGKPLIPVNHAIAHIEIGNLLSGFSDPLVVYISGGNTSIIAYKQKRYRVFGETQDIALGNLIDTFAREAGLAPPYVVNGRHVVELCAERSKEKKLLDLPYIVKGQDVSYGGLLTSSLKMIGKEDLGDVCYSLVEISYSMITEVAERGLAHTRKKEVILTGGVSASKVLTEKLEKMSALHGAKFFSVPPAFAGDNGAMIAWTGLLEYVHGIIIDPSMAYISQRWRVEEVEVVWKE; encoded by the coding sequence ATTAGAGTATTAGGCATTGAGTCAACTGCACATACAATTGGAGTTGGCATAGCGCAGAATAGAGAACCACACATCTTGGCGAATGAGAAGGATAAATACGAGCCTGAAAAGGGGGGAATACATCCGAGAGATGCCTCAAGGCATCATGCGGAAAAAATTGGCAGTATAATTTCAAGGGCACTGAAAAAAGCGAATCTTAAAATAGATGATATTGATGCAGTTGCAGTAGCTTTAGGGCCGGGGATGGGCCCCTGCTTAAGGGTAGGAGCTACAGCTGCAAGAGCGATCTCCAGCTATTTTGGCAAACCTCTAATCCCCGTGAATCATGCAATAGCACACATAGAAATAGGGAACCTTCTCTCAGGCTTTTCTGATCCATTAGTTGTTTACATTTCCGGCGGAAATACTAGCATTATTGCATATAAGCAGAAGAGGTACAGAGTTTTTGGAGAGACGCAGGATATAGCTTTAGGCAATTTAATAGATACTTTTGCCAGAGAGGCAGGACTTGCTCCTCCATATGTTGTGAATGGAAGGCATGTGGTTGAGCTATGTGCTGAAAGAAGCAAGGAAAAGAAGCTACTAGACCTTCCATATATTGTAAAGGGGCAAGATGTATCTTATGGAGGGCTTTTGACTTCCTCTTTGAAAATGATCGGAAAGGAGGACCTCGGAGATGTATGCTACTCTCTCGTAGAAATAAGCTACTCTATGATTACTGAAGTTGCAGAGAGAGGTTTAGCCCACACGAGGAAGAAGGAGGTAATTTTAACTGGAGGAGTTTCTGCTAGCAAAGTTCTCACAGAAAAGCTTGAGAAGATGAGTGCTCTTCATGGCGCGAAATTCTTTAGCGTTCCTCCGGCATTTGCGGGAGACAATGGGGCGATGATCGCCTGGACCGGCTTGCTAGAATATGTTCATGGAATTATCATCGATCCTTCAATGGCTTATATATCACAGAGGTGGAGAGTAGAAGAGGTTGAAGTTGTATGGAAGGAGTGA
- a CDS encoding 30S ribosomal protein S27ae: protein MSQVHNYYEYDYKTKTIKLKNKRCPRCGSIMGHYKEPTERWYCGSCGYTEFLEKKS, encoded by the coding sequence ATGTCTCAAGTGCACAATTACTATGAATATGATTACAAGACAAAAACTATAAAGCTTAAGAACAAAAGATGCCCGAGATGCGGGAGCATAATGGGACATTATAAGGAACCTACTGAGAGATGGTATTGCGGCTCATGCGGATACACGGAGTTCTTGGAGAAGAAAAGCTGA
- a CDS encoding 30S ribosomal protein S24e, translating into MSLNEKQPSQIIDLGDQLSLEIVNDVKNPLIGRREISGYVYHQGKGTPSLGVLRTKVAEKMKVDLGSIYVISLVTEYGIGRSKVLFHIYPNKKAAERFVPKYIIERNKTLQEEMQEAEEKEKKQKEKEQKSEEKKEGQ; encoded by the coding sequence TTGTCTTTAAATGAAAAGCAACCAAGCCAAATAATCGACCTTGGTGACCAGCTGTCTTTGGAAATCGTAAATGATGTGAAAAACCCCTTAATAGGAAGAAGGGAGATCTCAGGATACGTCTACCATCAGGGAAAGGGAACTCCCTCCTTAGGAGTACTTAGGACGAAAGTTGCAGAAAAGATGAAGGTTGATCTAGGAAGCATATATGTCATATCGCTTGTAACCGAATATGGCATCGGTAGGTCAAAGGTCCTTTTCCACATCTATCCAAATAAAAAAGCTGCTGAAAGGTTCGTCCCAAAGTACATTATTGAGAGAAACAAGACTCTTCAAGAGGAAATGCAAGAAGCAGAAGAGAAGGAAAAGAAGCAGAAGGAAAAAGAGCAGAAGAGTGAGGAAAAGAAGGAGGGTCAGTAA
- a CDS encoding ribosome assembly factor SBDS: MSSKEYIIAKYESKGKHFEILVDPELVFEYKESGKPNIEEVVKSEFIYKDAKKGLKASPEDIKSVFGTEDFLAVAEKILKGGELQLTTEQRRKMLESKRKMIITYISRNAIDPTTKLPIPPQRIEKAMEEARVSVNLNESVEKQAINIVKAIARQIPIKMAKALLEVNIPSSYASKAYSNAKTLGIVHKTNWNQDGSVTFELEIPAGMQEEVIDKLNKLTKGEVSVKVLKIE; this comes from the coding sequence ATGTCGAGCAAAGAATATATTATTGCTAAGTATGAATCGAAGGGAAAGCACTTTGAGATACTTGTCGATCCTGAATTAGTATTTGAATATAAAGAAAGTGGGAAGCCAAATATAGAAGAAGTCGTAAAAAGCGAGTTTATTTATAAAGACGCGAAAAAGGGATTGAAAGCCTCTCCAGAAGACATTAAGTCTGTTTTCGGTACGGAGGACTTTTTGGCTGTAGCTGAAAAGATATTGAAAGGAGGGGAGCTCCAGCTCACAACTGAGCAGAGGAGGAAAATGCTTGAATCGAAGAGAAAAATGATCATCACCTATATTTCAAGGAATGCAATTGACCCCACTACAAAGCTTCCAATACCCCCGCAGAGGATAGAAAAAGCGATGGAAGAGGCTAGAGTGAGCGTGAATCTGAACGAATCAGTGGAAAAGCAGGCTATTAACATAGTTAAGGCTATAGCTAGGCAGATACCCATAAAAATGGCAAAAGCCCTTTTAGAAGTTAACATACCTTCTTCGTATGCGAGCAAAGCGTATAGCAACGCGAAAACCTTGGGAATAGTTCACAAGACTAATTGGAACCAGGATGGAAGCGTGACATTTGAACTGGAAATTCCAGCAGGTATGCAAGAGGAGGTAATAGACAAGTTAAATAAACTCACAAAAGGTGAAGTATCTGTAAAGGTGTTGAAAATTGAGTGA
- the rrp4 gene encoding exosome complex RNA-binding protein Rrp4 has translation MEKPVFYVQQRDIVLPGDLVGEGKIETNSLYIYNIGNKYFSSIIGMVEIKDDKLFFYPKEQIYIPKPNDLVIGLITDVGPTYWDVDLNSPYEGQLPVSETPLRQTHATVDTMRKFLSIGDFVALKVLSFDRLRDPLLTMRGKGLGKIYGGKVIDIAQHAVNSLINRKRALVEAIVKETKTEILISNNGRVWIKGTDSILEDLAVLAIKKLESVDLYSITSSEIINFIQIEKQKRGIGDVAQQ, from the coding sequence ATGGAAAAGCCTGTGTTTTACGTTCAGCAAAGAGATATAGTGCTCCCAGGAGATCTGGTAGGAGAAGGGAAAATCGAAACTAACTCACTTTACATTTATAATATTGGAAATAAGTACTTCTCTAGCATAATAGGAATGGTTGAGATAAAAGACGACAAGCTTTTCTTCTATCCAAAAGAGCAGATATACATTCCAAAGCCAAACGATCTTGTCATCGGACTTATAACTGATGTCGGTCCTACTTACTGGGATGTGGATCTCAACAGCCCATATGAAGGACAGCTACCGGTGAGCGAAACTCCTCTAAGGCAAACACATGCAACCGTTGACACGATGAGGAAGTTTCTCAGCATAGGCGACTTCGTAGCTCTTAAGGTTTTGAGCTTTGACAGGCTCAGGGATCCGCTCTTGACTATGAGGGGAAAGGGTTTGGGAAAAATATATGGAGGCAAAGTTATCGACATAGCCCAGCATGCAGTTAATTCTCTTATTAATAGGAAAAGGGCTTTAGTAGAGGCTATAGTAAAGGAAACGAAGACCGAAATATTAATATCCAACAATGGGAGGGTTTGGATAAAGGGAACCGATTCCATTTTAGAAGACCTTGCAGTTTTGGCCATCAAGAAGCTTGAAAGCGTTGATTTATATTCCATTACCTCCTCAGAGATTATTAATTTTATACAAATTGAAAAACAGAAAAGAGGGATAGGTGATGTCGCACAACAGTAA
- the rrp41 gene encoding exosome complex exonuclease Rrp41, whose product MSHNSNRKLIDENGLRVDGRRPDQLRPISMKVGILKNAQGSALVSYGKTQVMAAVYGPREALPRHMTLPDRAILRIRYHMAPFSTSERKSPAPTRREIELSKVIREALEATVFSELFPRTTIDVFIEVLQADGGTRTTSLTAASLALADAGIPMKDLIAGVAVGKVDGVLVLDINEIEDSTGQADMPVAIMPNLNKIVLLQLNGTLTRDEFNEALKMAQKAIKEIYIMQKEALREKYSSMEEVEQA is encoded by the coding sequence ATGTCGCACAACAGTAATAGAAAGCTAATAGATGAAAACGGATTAAGGGTTGACGGTAGGAGACCTGACCAGTTAAGACCTATATCCATGAAGGTTGGAATACTTAAGAATGCACAGGGTTCGGCCCTAGTTTCATATGGAAAAACGCAGGTCATGGCAGCCGTTTACGGCCCTAGGGAAGCGCTTCCCAGGCACATGACACTACCTGATAGAGCAATCTTGAGAATAAGGTATCATATGGCTCCATTCAGCACTTCAGAAAGGAAATCCCCAGCTCCGACAAGAAGAGAGATAGAGCTCTCAAAAGTTATAAGAGAGGCTCTCGAGGCTACTGTTTTCAGCGAACTGTTTCCAAGAACTACGATTGATGTCTTTATTGAGGTCTTGCAGGCAGACGGAGGGACGAGGACAACAAGCCTGACAGCTGCTAGCTTGGCTCTCGCAGATGCTGGAATCCCAATGAAGGATCTAATAGCAGGGGTTGCTGTGGGCAAAGTCGATGGAGTGCTCGTCCTTGATATAAACGAAATAGAAGACAGCACTGGGCAGGCAGATATGCCTGTAGCAATAATGCCGAATTTAAACAAGATAGTGCTCCTTCAGCTAAACGGCACGCTCACAAGAGATGAGTTTAATGAGGCTTTGAAGATGGCTCAAAAAGCAATAAAGGAAATATATATAATGCAGAAAGAAGCGCTCAGAGAAAAATATTCATCAATGGAGGAGGTCGAGCAAGCATGA
- the rrp42 gene encoding exosome complex protein Rrp42 — protein sequence MSVTPTSYPLIPKMKRETIISVLETGKRIDGRALDEVRKITIVPNYIEKSDGSALVYLGDTLVLVGVKVEPGAPYPDNPNEGVLMVNAEFVPLASPAFEPGPPDENAYELARIIDRSYRESKAIGLGELALVPGQKVLVVWNDIYVLNHSGNLIDASAIASLVALMNTRIPVYEEADGGNFVKKENEYKGNLNVKKKIITATIAKIGNYYLADPTDEEEYVSDARLSVSFTEDGIIAGMQKMGIGYLDENDINQMIDLAWKTAKIYLGEISKLI from the coding sequence ATGAGTGTAACACCTACTTCATATCCGCTTATACCAAAAATGAAAAGGGAAACCATTATATCTGTACTCGAAACTGGAAAGAGGATAGATGGAAGAGCTTTAGATGAAGTAAGGAAAATAACAATTGTGCCGAACTACATTGAAAAGTCCGACGGTTCAGCTCTAGTGTATTTGGGCGATACGTTGGTGCTTGTAGGGGTGAAGGTGGAGCCTGGTGCACCATATCCTGACAATCCCAATGAAGGAGTGCTGATGGTAAACGCCGAGTTCGTCCCTTTAGCATCTCCAGCCTTTGAGCCTGGGCCACCGGATGAGAACGCATATGAGCTTGCAAGAATAATTGATAGATCTTACAGAGAGTCCAAGGCGATTGGTCTAGGAGAATTGGCGCTTGTTCCAGGACAGAAGGTACTCGTCGTTTGGAACGATATATATGTGTTGAATCACTCCGGAAACCTCATCGATGCCTCAGCTATAGCAAGCTTAGTGGCTCTGATGAATACAAGGATACCTGTATATGAAGAAGCGGATGGAGGAAACTTCGTAAAAAAGGAAAACGAGTACAAGGGCAACTTAAACGTGAAAAAGAAAATTATCACCGCAACTATTGCCAAAATCGGAAACTACTATCTTGCAGATCCAACTGATGAGGAAGAATATGTTTCAGATGCTAGGCTGTCAGTATCGTTTACAGAAGATGGGATAATAGCCGGAATGCAGAAAATGGGGATCGGGTATTTAGACGAGAACGACATAAATCAGATGATCGACCTTGCATGGAAGACGGCGAAAATATATTTAGGTGAGATTTCAAAACTCATATGA
- a CDS encoding 50S ribosomal protein L37ae, producing MGRTKIVGIAGKFGARYGSTLRKQYKEIMEKRYAPHVCPFCGMSGKVTRISIGLWKCEKCGNVWAGGAYVPRTGLNKMFPKSINTR from the coding sequence ATGGGAAGAACAAAGATAGTCGGTATTGCAGGAAAGTTTGGAGCCAGATACGGGTCGACTTTAAGAAAGCAGTATAAGGAAATAATGGAAAAGAGGTATGCCCCTCACGTTTGTCCATTCTGCGGTATGAGCGGAAAAGTAACAAGAATAAGCATAGGTCTGTGGAAATGTGAAAAGTGCGGCAACGTTTGGGCAGGAGGAGCATATGTCCCGAGGACTGGACTGAACAAAATGTTTCCAAAGAGTATTAACACAAGATGA